ACTGTTCTTGGGCAAAGAAATGGTTATCGACAAAGCCCTGCGCGGCCTCTATGAATCCCAGCTCATCGCACCGGTGACCTCTAACGACATCTGGCTCATTGCACCTGTCATCAGCGCAATCGGCGTTGTCGTTGCAGGCATCATCGCCCAGCTGACCTTAAGGTTCTACGTCCGAAAGTAGGGGAAAACATCCGCTAAGTTGCCGGTTTTTCTCTCTTCCAGCTCCTTAGCCGTAGACTTGGAGGGACTATGGCCAAGAAAAAGAAGAAAGTCGACGACAACAACGCAGTTCTCGCGACTAATCGCAAGGCTCGCCATGACTACCACATCATCGACACGTGGGAGGCGGGCGTGGTGCTCTTAGGTACCGAAATCAAATCGCTGCGCGAAGGCAAAGTCTCCCTCGTAGATTCCTTTGCCACCGTGGAAAACGGAGAAATCTGGCTCCACCACCTCCACATCCCGCAGTACTCGATGGGGTCCTGGACCAACCACACCCCCAAGCGCACCCGCAAACTCCTGCTTCACCGCAAGGAAATCGACTCCCTCATGGGTAAAGTGCGCGACGGCAACCGCACCCTCGTTCCGCTCAAGCTCTACCTCAAAAACGGTCGCGTCAAACTCGAGCTCGGGCTTGCCGAAGGTAAGCAAGACTACGACAAGCGCCAGGACATTAAGCGTCGCACCGAAGAGCGTGAAGTCACCCGCGAGCTCGGCCGCCGCATCAAGGGAATCAACGCCTAAATGTCCATTCACATCGCAAAAGTCCACGACGTCCTCAAAGGCGAACGCACCTTTGGCACAACCATTTTGGTGGATCGTCTATGGCCACGCGGTGTGAAAAAGGCCGACCTCAACCCCGACCTCTGGCTCAAAGGCGTGGCGCCCTCCACCGAGCTTCGGACGTGGTTTCACCACGAACCGGAAAAATTTGAGGAATTTACCACGCGCTACGCCGCGGAATTAGACGGTTGCAGCTCACCCGACCTGCAAACGCTTATCGACGCCACCTCCCACCCCCTCACCCTCCTTTACGGTGCCGCCGATCGCGAACACAACCACGCCATCGTCCTCGCGCAGTGGCTTAACGAACGGTGTTTGCCTTAACGCGAATCTGTGAGCTATGATGAACTATCTTGTGGAACTCGCACGAGCCCACCGCAAGAAATCAATGGGGCTGACATGGTTTCGACTACGTTGATTTAGCCAGGGGAAGCGTGCCGGTGAAGGCTGGAGACCACCGTAAGCGTCGCAGCAAACCAATAAGCGCCGAGAAGTCTCAGCGCGACTACGCCCTCGCTGCATAATCCAGCGACCGCGTGTCTGTCAGCCTAGGGAAGTCCCTGACCTAGATCCTGGCATCGACTAAGGGACTTGCTATTCAATCGCGTCAGCGGGGTTGGATAGGACTTTTACCGCCGACTGGGCCCATCATCCGGAAGTGTTCGTCCTAGCCGGAGGGCCAAGCAGAGATCGTAGTACGAACTGCGCACGGAGAAGCCCTGGCGAGGTGACGTAGGACCCGGGTTCAATTCCCGGCAGCTCCACCGAAAAGACCCCTACCTGGAAAAACAGGTAGGGGTCTACTTCTTTGTCTGGTATTTTAGAAGGACAGGATGCCCCGCAAGATGTCGATGCCGAAGCCGAGCGCGCTGCCGATGACTGGCAAATTCGCATAAAAATTAAAGAAGGTGTCGACGTAATGCATGATGAATTCTCCTAATGAATGCGATGGAGTCAGAGTATTTAGGAAGAGGAGTAATCAGTCAGGCTGGACAGGCCTATCTCTGCCAAGGTGGAATCCACAAAAGGAGAAAGGGCTACGACAGCGATGATCGTCTCGATGAGAAATGGGAAGCTCAAGATGTTGTTAGCAAAAACATTGAGTGTTTGCTGAAACAATACGGGATCCATGAGATGCACTTTCGGAGAATTGTCAGGGCTAGCTCCACTTCTGTGCGTTGCTCGCATGGGTTGAATGTGGCGCTCGAAGGAATCGTACCAATGGTGTAACAGGTTTGGAGCCCTTCTTAATGTATTCTTAGCAATATTTTGGGTTGAAAATGTTCTAGGGAAAAAGTTCAATAATTGGTAA
The window above is part of the Corynebacterium deserti GIMN1.010 genome. Proteins encoded here:
- the smpB gene encoding SsrA-binding protein SmpB, with protein sequence MAKKKKKVDDNNAVLATNRKARHDYHIIDTWEAGVVLLGTEIKSLREGKVSLVDSFATVENGEIWLHHLHIPQYSMGSWTNHTPKRTRKLLLHRKEIDSLMGKVRDGNRTLVPLKLYLKNGRVKLELGLAEGKQDYDKRQDIKRRTEEREVTRELGRRIKGINA
- a CDS encoding DUF488 domain-containing protein, which gives rise to MSIHIAKVHDVLKGERTFGTTILVDRLWPRGVKKADLNPDLWLKGVAPSTELRTWFHHEPEKFEEFTTRYAAELDGCSSPDLQTLIDATSHPLTLLYGAADREHNHAIVLAQWLNERCLP